One window of the Rufibacter radiotolerans genome contains the following:
- the murI gene encoding glutamate racemase translates to MKAEDWERPIGIFDSGIGGLTVAKAIKKHLPLEQLVYFGDTAHLPYGDKSTAAIQAYSIKICELLLKKNCKIILIACNSASAAAYELVREYVGSKALVLNVIDPVVAYVGERFAGKTIGLIGTKQTVLSNVYEKKIDDLDRHIQLKSLATPLLAPMIEEGFFNNTISESVIQTYLSDPALDGIEALILGCTHYPLIKDQIATFYGGSVEVLDASELVARHVGQVLAKNGIAAERLLGPPHFYVSDYTVSFEASTQLFFQEKVHLEHYPLWE, encoded by the coding sequence ATGAAAGCGGAAGATTGGGAACGCCCTATTGGAATTTTTGATAGCGGTATTGGCGGTTTAACCGTGGCCAAGGCCATTAAAAAGCATTTGCCCCTGGAACAACTGGTCTATTTTGGCGATACCGCCCACCTGCCGTACGGCGATAAATCTACGGCGGCCATACAGGCGTATTCCATCAAAATTTGTGAGTTACTGCTCAAGAAGAATTGTAAGATTATTCTTATTGCGTGCAATTCCGCCTCGGCGGCGGCCTATGAACTGGTGCGCGAATACGTGGGCAGTAAGGCCCTTGTCCTGAACGTGATTGACCCGGTGGTGGCCTACGTGGGCGAAAGGTTTGCCGGAAAAACTATCGGGTTGATCGGGACCAAGCAGACGGTGCTTTCTAATGTCTATGAAAAAAAGATAGACGACCTGGACCGCCACATCCAACTCAAGTCACTGGCGACGCCCTTGCTGGCGCCCATGATAGAAGAAGGCTTCTTTAACAACACCATCTCTGAGAGCGTGATTCAAACCTATCTTTCTGACCCCGCCTTAGACGGAATTGAGGCACTTATTCTAGGCTGCACGCATTATCCTTTAATCAAAGACCAGATTGCCACCTTTTACGGCGGAAGCGTGGAGGTGCTGGACGCCTCGGAACTGGTGGCCCGTCATGTGGGGCAGGTGCTGGCCAAAAACGGCATTGCTGCGGAGCGCCTGCTGGGACCTCCCCACTTCTACGTGTCTGACTATACGGTCTCCTTTGAGGCCTCCACGCAGCTTTTCTTCCAAGAGAAAGTGCATCTGGAGCATTACCCGCTGTGGGAGTAG
- a CDS encoding SPW repeat domain-containing protein, whose translation MKILSTRAHGIIDYLVGMLLIAAPFILDFDRGGAETWVPIIVGAIIILQALMTNFEVGMFKMLSMNMHLTMDYLIGVFLAASPWIFNFDEYVYLPHLVVGVMIVLEAMITRVVPEHGTDTRHPYRGGGIHQPH comes from the coding sequence ATGAAAATATTATCAACCCGCGCCCACGGGATCATAGATTACCTGGTGGGTATGTTATTGATTGCGGCTCCGTTTATTCTTGACTTTGACCGCGGCGGTGCCGAAACCTGGGTTCCTATCATTGTAGGTGCCATTATTATCTTACAGGCCCTGATGACTAACTTTGAGGTGGGCATGTTTAAAATGCTTTCTATGAACATGCACTTGACCATGGACTACCTGATCGGGGTTTTCCTGGCGGCATCTCCCTGGATCTTCAATTTTGATGAATACGTTTATTTACCTCACCTGGTAGTAGGTGTTATGATTGTGCTGGAAGCCATGATCACCCGTGTGGTGCCAGAACACGGCACTGACACCCGTCATCCGTACAGAGGCGGAGGCATTCACCAACCACATTAA
- a CDS encoding ABC-F family ATP-binding cassette domain-containing protein: MNYLSADSISKSFGDRWLFQNLTFGINRGQRIALIGANGTGKTTLLQILAGSMPPDNGSVSVRKGIRVGFLWQQPSFPAGASVQEAIFSGQTEVLDAIRDYEACIADPNTSDNKMHEVMERMENLHAWEYEVRTKQILGKLGIQNLDVQVEHLSGGQKKRVAMARVLIEEPDLLILDEPTNHLDLETIEWFENLLTTEQTTLLMVTHDRYFLDQVANEIAELDRGQLYTYKGNYSYYVEKKAEQEEANAAEMGKAKQLMKKELDWMRKQPRARGTKSKSRVDAFYDLKEKTSQKDTRTSLELSVKSTRQGNQILEIDHLSKRFGEKVVLDDFSYVFRKKDRVGIVGPNGAGKTTFLNMLTGRLAPDSGEIIAGQTTVFGYYTQNELTFNEDQRVIDVVKEVAEVVETGNGEVITASQFLQHFQFPPAQQYTFVKKLSGGEKRRLQLLRVLIKNPNFLILDEPTNDLDIQTLNILEDFLLNFGGSLLIVSHDRYFMDRLVEHLFVFEENGHLRDFPGNYTDYREWLKERESLKGTEEYKAALKAAQAAANAPAPAAAPTADATPKRKASFKEKQEYEFLEKEIAALEHEKEALVAEMNAGEANHVRLSEIAERIQQVDHALESKTERWLELAVFI, translated from the coding sequence ATGAATTACCTATCAGCAGACTCTATCTCAAAAAGCTTCGGTGACCGCTGGCTTTTCCAGAACCTTACCTTTGGCATAAACCGCGGGCAGCGCATAGCCCTCATTGGCGCAAACGGAACCGGAAAAACCACCTTGCTCCAGATACTGGCCGGTTCTATGCCACCAGACAACGGCTCTGTGAGCGTGCGTAAAGGCATACGGGTAGGGTTCTTGTGGCAACAGCCTTCGTTCCCGGCCGGAGCGTCTGTGCAGGAAGCCATCTTCTCTGGGCAGACCGAGGTGTTGGACGCCATCCGGGACTATGAAGCCTGCATAGCCGACCCCAACACCTCAGACAACAAGATGCACGAGGTGATGGAGCGCATGGAAAACCTGCACGCCTGGGAATACGAGGTGCGCACCAAGCAGATCCTGGGTAAACTGGGCATCCAGAACCTGGACGTACAGGTAGAGCACCTGTCTGGTGGCCAGAAAAAACGCGTGGCCATGGCCCGGGTCTTGATTGAAGAGCCTGATCTTTTGATTCTGGATGAGCCTACCAACCACCTGGACCTGGAGACCATTGAGTGGTTTGAGAACCTGCTCACCACTGAGCAGACCACCCTTTTGATGGTAACCCACGACCGGTACTTCCTGGACCAGGTTGCCAACGAGATTGCCGAACTGGACCGCGGCCAGCTCTACACCTATAAAGGAAACTACAGCTACTACGTAGAGAAAAAAGCCGAGCAGGAGGAAGCCAATGCCGCCGAGATGGGCAAAGCCAAGCAACTGATGAAAAAGGAGCTGGACTGGATGCGCAAACAACCCCGCGCCCGCGGCACCAAGTCTAAATCAAGGGTAGACGCTTTCTATGACCTGAAAGAGAAAACCTCCCAGAAAGACACCCGCACATCACTGGAGCTTTCCGTGAAGAGTACCCGTCAGGGCAACCAGATCCTGGAAATTGACCATTTGAGCAAGCGCTTCGGGGAGAAAGTAGTGCTGGACGACTTCAGCTACGTGTTCCGGAAGAAGGACCGCGTGGGCATTGTGGGCCCGAACGGTGCAGGCAAGACCACGTTCCTGAATATGCTTACCGGCCGCCTGGCCCCAGACAGCGGCGAGATCATAGCCGGCCAGACCACCGTCTTCGGGTACTACACCCAAAACGAGCTCACCTTCAATGAAGACCAGCGCGTGATTGACGTGGTAAAAGAGGTAGCCGAAGTAGTGGAAACCGGCAACGGCGAGGTAATTACTGCCAGCCAGTTCCTGCAGCATTTCCAGTTCCCCCCGGCCCAGCAGTACACGTTTGTAAAAAAGCTGAGCGGTGGTGAAAAACGCCGTCTTCAACTACTGCGCGTCCTCATCAAGAACCCCAACTTCCTCATCCTGGATGAGCCTACCAATGACCTGGACATCCAGACCCTGAACATTCTGGAAGACTTCCTGCTGAACTTCGGTGGCTCCCTTTTGATTGTGTCCCATGATAGATATTTTATGGACCGTTTGGTGGAGCACTTGTTCGTGTTTGAGGAGAACGGCCACCTGCGTGACTTCCCGGGCAACTACACAGATTACCGCGAATGGCTCAAGGAACGCGAAAGCCTGAAGGGCACCGAGGAATACAAAGCCGCCCTGAAAGCTGCGCAGGCCGCCGCAAACGCCCCGGCTCCGGCTGCTGCGCCAACCGCAGACGCTACGCCTAAACGCAAGGCCTCTTTCAAGGAAAAGCAGGAATACGAGTTCCTAGAAAAGGAAATTGCGGCCCTGGAGCACGAGAAGGAAGCCTTGGTGGCAGAGATGAACGCCGGCGAGGCCAACCACGTGCGCCTAAGCGAGATTGCCGAAAGAATTCAACAAGTGGACCACGCCCTGGAAAGCAAAACCGAACGCTGGCTGGAACTTGCTGTGTTTATCTAA
- a CDS encoding P-loop NTPase family protein, with amino-acid sequence MEDRIEAIYEGLRQKSTTKQAIFRNTKEAFDQLRACSVTLVDILKERVTKVDANVIIEYRSVNEFEFHIKFSGDLLIFIMHSNIITLPEDHELMKSRYVEEDFRRRFFGHIMAYNFMADSIKYNRLNDPGYLLGRILINIDNHFYLEGVKQLDLTYNDMAHNKLDPGILRLLVESAMIASVNNDLVAPDVDEIRKITVKQKLEEQQVSTPQKVGFSFSYQRTPQMY; translated from the coding sequence ATGGAAGATAGAATTGAAGCTATTTATGAAGGGTTACGTCAGAAGTCTACTACCAAACAGGCTATTTTCAGAAACACCAAAGAAGCATTTGACCAGCTAAGGGCTTGTTCCGTGACGTTGGTAGACATCCTGAAGGAGAGGGTGACCAAGGTAGACGCCAACGTGATTATTGAGTACCGGAGCGTCAATGAATTTGAGTTTCATATTAAATTCTCCGGAGACCTGCTCATTTTCATTATGCACTCCAACATTATCACCCTGCCTGAGGATCATGAGCTCATGAAAAGCCGCTACGTGGAAGAGGATTTCCGGCGCCGGTTTTTTGGGCACATCATGGCCTATAACTTCATGGCCGATTCCATTAAATATAACCGCTTAAATGACCCTGGCTATCTGCTGGGCCGTATTCTCATCAACATTGACAACCATTTTTACCTGGAAGGGGTGAAGCAGCTGGACCTTACCTACAATGACATGGCCCATAACAAACTGGACCCCGGCATCCTTCGGCTCCTGGTGGAAAGCGCCATGATCGCCTCTGTTAACAATGACCTGGTGGCGCCAGACGTAGATGAAATTCGGAAGATCACGGTAAAACAGAAACTGGAAGAGCAGCAGGTAAGTACGCCCCAGAAAGTAGGTTTCTCCTTCAGCTACCAGCGCACGCCCCAAATGTACTAA
- a CDS encoding CaiB/BaiF CoA transferase family protein: protein MASGKGLFHDLVVVELASVLAGPSVGQFFAELGARVIKIENAKTNGDVTRRWKLPSEAKETMVSAYFSAANWGKESVCLDLSDSSMKKAVYQIIRQADVVLASFKPGDAEKLGLDFASLVKVNPSLVYGSITGYGKEVARAGYDAVLQAEAGFMYLNGEKGGAPLKMPVALIDLLAAHQLKEGLLAALYLKEKTGKGQLVEVSLLRAAIASLANQGTNYLVAGVAPERMGSEHPNIVPYGTVFQTADGKELVLAIGDDRQFSALCTILGQPELASQDSFKTNSARVANREALTQKLKELVAQQNRDPFLHHLNRQNVPAGAIHTVPEALAQEGAGPQLLQGKNGQAAGIRQIAFVLEGEGEASLTPPPVLGAHSWQVLQELGKVSEQQLEVLERKGTVKGRQAI from the coding sequence ATGGCATCTGGCAAAGGGCTCTTTCATGATTTGGTAGTGGTGGAATTGGCCAGCGTATTGGCGGGGCCCAGCGTGGGCCAGTTTTTTGCGGAGTTGGGGGCCAGGGTAATCAAGATAGAGAATGCCAAAACCAACGGAGATGTGACCAGGCGCTGGAAACTGCCTTCTGAAGCAAAGGAAACCATGGTGTCAGCTTATTTTTCGGCTGCCAATTGGGGTAAAGAATCTGTGTGCCTGGACCTGTCTGACAGTTCCATGAAAAAGGCGGTGTACCAGATCATCCGGCAGGCAGATGTGGTGCTGGCCAGTTTCAAGCCCGGCGACGCCGAAAAGCTGGGGCTTGACTTTGCATCCTTGGTCAAAGTAAATCCATCTTTGGTGTACGGCAGTATCACGGGCTACGGCAAAGAGGTGGCCCGGGCCGGATATGATGCCGTGCTGCAGGCCGAAGCCGGTTTTATGTACCTAAACGGGGAAAAGGGAGGCGCTCCCCTCAAAATGCCGGTGGCCTTGATAGATCTCCTGGCGGCCCACCAGTTAAAGGAAGGGTTGCTGGCGGCCCTGTATCTTAAGGAGAAGACCGGAAAGGGGCAACTGGTAGAGGTGTCCTTGCTGCGGGCGGCCATTGCGTCCTTGGCCAACCAGGGCACCAATTACCTTGTGGCCGGGGTGGCGCCAGAGCGAATGGGTTCTGAGCACCCCAATATTGTACCCTACGGCACCGTCTTTCAGACGGCAGATGGAAAGGAGTTGGTGCTGGCCATTGGCGATGACCGCCAGTTCTCCGCACTTTGTACTATATTAGGGCAGCCGGAGCTGGCCAGTCAGGATTCCTTTAAGACGAATAGTGCCCGGGTAGCCAATAGGGAGGCGCTGACCCAAAAGCTGAAGGAGTTGGTGGCGCAGCAGAACCGTGACCCGTTCCTTCATCATCTTAACAGGCAGAACGTGCCCGCCGGGGCCATTCATACGGTGCCCGAAGCCTTGGCCCAGGAAGGCGCTGGCCCACAGCTACTCCAGGGAAAAAACGGACAGGCGGCCGGAATTCGGCAAATTGCCTTCGTCCTGGAAGGAGAAGGAGAGGCGTCTTTGACACCGCCGCCGGTGCTGGGCGCGCACTCCTGGCAGGTGCTGCAGGAACTGGGCAAGGTCTCTGAGCAGCAGTTGGAAGTGCTGGAAAGGAAAGGGACGGTAAAAGGGAGACAGGCGATTTAA
- a CDS encoding T9SS type A sorting domain-containing protein, which translates to MKTPILLWVSTLLLIISGFPNFTYAQGPCNNPVRPITGNGANGSAQQHPCAGDTTIIYQIANIYNSYEWTPPRAAAGDPEGAGWVILEGQGTSQIRVKVGKKSGTVVVKVQDGECGTKVATIPVKPGQNFEAFITGPDSVCVGEPQTYTATVNKGNGQANASGEFVYNWVVPADWQIISGQGTETLVVEAGLMDGEVTLYVTDNTEVSGNGNSGTGVGGYKAGFCGTASASLFVETNANCGPCPLPYVTLAAPDTICNLSDEPTTISVESFVEGTTYVFDVPEGFVVLDEGPGYVTVVAIFEEAQLGQPQTISVTATNSCGTDIAEATVIVADCGDGTPFPVTITSFDGVSRNGAVELTWSTASEINNDKFEVERSLDGKNFQKIGEVKGSGNSTVVKNYTYTDRFKTSGTVYYRLKQVDLDNAFEYSKVIAVNHSATGTGKMSIAPNPVTNGEFTVFFGQANKGAALIRLRDMTGRQMFSQEVGAGRSEANLNIGSLNLRAGIYLISVTANGQNTTHRIVIQ; encoded by the coding sequence ATGAAAACACCTATACTCTTATGGGTCAGCACTCTGTTGCTCATAATTTCGGGTTTTCCCAATTTCACCTATGCCCAAGGGCCTTGCAATAATCCCGTTCGCCCCATAACCGGAAACGGTGCCAACGGATCTGCGCAACAACACCCTTGCGCCGGTGACACCACTATCATTTATCAAATTGCCAACATTTATAATTCTTATGAATGGACCCCGCCAAGAGCAGCCGCCGGTGATCCAGAGGGTGCGGGTTGGGTTATATTGGAAGGCCAAGGAACCAGCCAGATTCGGGTTAAGGTAGGGAAGAAGTCCGGTACTGTGGTAGTGAAAGTACAGGATGGCGAATGCGGAACCAAGGTGGCCACCATACCGGTAAAACCAGGGCAAAACTTTGAAGCCTTTATTACCGGCCCAGACTCTGTTTGTGTTGGCGAGCCCCAAACCTATACCGCTACCGTTAATAAAGGCAACGGCCAGGCCAACGCCTCTGGTGAATTCGTGTACAATTGGGTAGTGCCTGCAGACTGGCAAATCATAAGCGGACAAGGCACTGAAACGCTGGTAGTAGAGGCCGGCCTAATGGACGGAGAGGTGACGCTATATGTGACGGATAACACAGAGGTATCTGGAAACGGTAATAGCGGAACGGGTGTAGGGGGTTACAAAGCAGGATTCTGCGGCACGGCTTCCGCCTCTCTTTTTGTGGAAACAAATGCGAACTGCGGCCCATGCCCCTTGCCTTATGTGACCCTTGCCGCCCCAGACACCATCTGTAACTTATCAGATGAACCCACCACCATTAGCGTAGAAAGTTTTGTAGAGGGAACAACCTATGTCTTTGACGTGCCAGAAGGATTTGTTGTGCTGGATGAAGGCCCGGGATATGTCACCGTAGTAGCTATATTTGAAGAAGCACAGTTAGGTCAGCCCCAGACCATCAGCGTGACTGCCACTAACTCCTGCGGTACTGACATAGCAGAAGCAACAGTGATAGTAGCTGACTGCGGTGATGGTACGCCATTCCCAGTAACCATAACCAGCTTTGATGGAGTATCCCGCAATGGGGCCGTGGAACTGACCTGGAGCACCGCCAGCGAGATCAACAACGACAAGTTTGAGGTAGAGCGCAGCTTGGACGGCAAGAACTTCCAGAAAATAGGCGAGGTGAAAGGCTCCGGAAACTCAACAGTTGTGAAAAACTATACCTACACAGACCGCTTCAAGACCTCAGGCACCGTGTACTACCGCCTGAAACAAGTTGACCTTGACAACGCATTTGAATATTCAAAAGTGATAGCTGTGAACCACAGCGCTACCGGAACTGGCAAAATGAGCATAGCGCCTAACCCGGTTACCAACGGTGAATTTACCGTCTTCTTCGGGCAAGCCAATAAAGGAGCGGCTCTCATCAGGTTACGGGATATGACCGGACGCCAGATGTTTAGCCAGGAAGTAGGCGCGGGGCGGTCAGAGGCGAACCTGAACATTGGCAGTTTGAACCTCAGAGCTGGCATCTACCTGATATCCGTGACCGCCAACGGGCAAAACACCACCCACCGGATTGTGATCCAATAA
- a CDS encoding T9SS type A sorting domain-containing protein, giving the protein MLVLFAFVNLAQAQAPCNESQPRPITGNQHPCPGDIETYCIENDRNYTSFEWDVPRAHAGEPPVGWEIISGQGTNCVTVRVGQKSGTMKVKVTDPICGTKVATLPVKPGKNFEVVITGPDSICVKEPQTYFATVKKDTGKANLKGEFIFNWTVPADWTIQSGQGTEKIVVIPGATDGEVNVYVSDNTAVSGNGNNGNGVGGYKAGYCGLASDQLLVETNENCGGGVCEAPEVTLVAPDTICNLADEPTTISVGQVEEGVTYTFNVPEGFIILEEGPGYVTVVAVFEEAQLGQPQTITVTASNDCGTDTAEATVIVADCGLGSPFPVTMTSFDGVSRSGAVELTWSTASEINNDKFEVERSMDGKNFQKIGEVKGSGNSTVVKNYTYTDRFKTSGTVYYRLKQVDLDKKSEYTKVIAVSHSASTSSAAGMSVYPNPVTDGNVTVRFQNKVKGTATIRLIDLAGRTLNTQQVSSESAEISLNLGSLNLKPGIYLITVTANGQNTTQRIVVQ; this is encoded by the coding sequence ATGCTTGTACTTTTCGCTTTTGTAAATCTGGCCCAGGCCCAGGCCCCTTGTAACGAGTCTCAGCCAAGACCAATTACCGGCAACCAGCATCCCTGCCCCGGCGACATTGAAACCTACTGCATTGAAAATGACCGGAACTACACTTCCTTTGAATGGGATGTTCCAAGAGCCCACGCCGGCGAGCCACCTGTAGGTTGGGAGATTATCTCAGGACAAGGTACTAACTGTGTAACGGTTAGAGTAGGTCAGAAAAGCGGCACCATGAAGGTGAAAGTAACCGACCCGATTTGTGGTACTAAAGTAGCCACCCTGCCCGTTAAGCCAGGTAAGAACTTTGAAGTTGTTATCACCGGTCCAGATTCCATCTGTGTTAAAGAGCCCCAGACATACTTTGCAACCGTTAAGAAAGACACTGGCAAGGCAAACTTAAAAGGTGAGTTTATCTTTAACTGGACTGTTCCTGCAGATTGGACCATCCAAAGCGGACAAGGCACTGAAAAAATTGTAGTGATCCCTGGTGCTACTGACGGCGAAGTGAACGTGTATGTAAGCGATAACACTGCCGTAAGCGGCAACGGAAACAATGGAAACGGTGTAGGTGGTTATAAAGCAGGATATTGCGGATTAGCATCAGACCAATTGCTGGTTGAAACAAATGAGAATTGCGGTGGCGGCGTATGCGAAGCACCTGAAGTAACTTTAGTAGCCCCAGACACCATCTGTAACTTAGCTGACGAGCCTACCACCATTAGCGTTGGTCAAGTAGAAGAAGGCGTAACCTACACCTTTAACGTACCAGAAGGATTCATCATTTTGGAAGAAGGCCCAGGATATGTAACCGTGGTAGCCGTGTTTGAAGAAGCACAGTTAGGCCAGCCCCAAACCATCACGGTAACTGCTTCTAACGATTGCGGAACCGACACTGCTGAAGCTACTGTAATTGTAGCAGATTGCGGACTTGGCTCACCATTCCCGGTAACCATGACCAGCTTTGACGGAGTGTCCCGCAGCGGGGCCGTGGAACTGACCTGGAGTACTGCCAGCGAGATCAACAACGACAAGTTTGAAGTAGAGCGCAGCATGGACGGCAAGAACTTCCAGAAAATAGGCGAGGTGAAAGGATCCGGTAACTCCACCGTGGTGAAAAACTACACCTACACAGACCGCTTCAAAACCTCAGGCACCGTGTACTACCGCCTGAAACAAGTTGACCTTGACAAGAAGTCTGAGTACACCAAAGTGATAGCAGTGAGCCACAGTGCAAGTACTTCTTCTGCCGCCGGTATGAGTGTATATCCTAACCCGGTAACTGACGGAAACGTGACTGTTCGCTTTCAGAATAAAGTAAAAGGAACTGCCACCATCAGATTGATTGACCTTGCAGGACGCACTCTTAACACCCAGCAAGTAAGCAGCGAAAGCGCTGAGATTAGCCTGAACCTTGGTTCGCTTAACTTAAAACCAGGTATCTACCTGATCACTGTCACAGCCAACGGGCAAAACACTACCCAACGGATAGTAGTGCAGTAA